The following coding sequences lie in one Paracidovorax avenae genomic window:
- a CDS encoding diguanylate cyclase domain-containing protein, which yields MLELERFFLLDGAGGLPAGALLAGSHDPALVALSVAVAVLSSTLALYLSGQTRGAQITLSRVLALTSAGVALGAGIWAMHFIGMLSFTLCAAVHYDVALTMLSMFPGMCASWLALSLLARPEVRPRQLVLGGVLVGAGIGAMHYMGMAAMRMAPLLRYDPLWFAASLVVAVALANAALWVRFMLKRRLGMAPWKANLLGGAIMGCAISGMHYTAMAAARFVGTAEPGGGGGREWVQMMAITVTLVTACVGLFAGAVNGFILYRDLYRQARRSESRLRALVDTAVDGIITIDGRGIIQSFNQSAERIFGWTAGDVLGRNIRMLMPSPDSEAHDGYLQRYLATGEARIIGTGREVVGLHRDGSALPLRLSIGRANAPDGPLFVGFLIDLRGVKEAEMRLGIAASVFEHSYEAVLILDSDHHIVDANPAFERMTGICRQDLLGTPVEQLYPGSEDPPEDGAAEDRALDRPRFAAIWRTIQSQGYWQGEILGRGLGIAMPQRISIASVLGKEGYPHHYIVVITDISQIKAHEQELQHIALYDSLTGLPNRRLLADRLVQGIAQAQRRHQLLAVCYLDLDGFKRVNDQHGHAAGDQLLIEVGRRIQAQLRAEDTLARLGGDEMVVLINGLQTPEDCTPLIDRILQAVRQPVPLPKGQGFVSASMGLSFYPIDGDTPDLLLRQADHAMYEAKQDGKNHCRRFGRDTADAPGGGGARAD from the coding sequence ATGCTGGAACTGGAGCGTTTCTTTCTTCTGGACGGGGCCGGCGGGCTGCCTGCGGGCGCCCTGCTCGCCGGCAGCCACGATCCCGCGCTCGTCGCCCTCTCGGTCGCTGTCGCGGTGCTGTCCTCCACCCTCGCGCTCTACCTCTCCGGCCAGACCCGCGGCGCCCAGATCACGTTGTCGCGCGTGCTCGCCCTCACCAGTGCCGGCGTGGCGCTCGGCGCGGGCATCTGGGCCATGCATTTCATCGGGATGCTGTCATTCACGCTGTGCGCCGCGGTGCATTACGACGTGGCGCTCACGATGCTGTCGATGTTTCCCGGAATGTGCGCCTCCTGGCTGGCGCTGTCGCTGCTGGCACGCCCCGAAGTGCGGCCGCGCCAGCTCGTGCTGGGCGGCGTGCTCGTGGGCGCCGGCATCGGCGCCATGCACTACATGGGCATGGCGGCCATGCGCATGGCCCCTCTGCTGCGGTACGACCCGCTGTGGTTCGCCGCCTCGCTGGTGGTGGCCGTGGCGCTGGCCAACGCGGCACTGTGGGTGCGCTTCATGCTCAAGCGCCGCCTCGGCATGGCGCCATGGAAGGCCAACCTGCTCGGCGGCGCCATCATGGGCTGCGCGATTTCGGGCATGCACTACACCGCCATGGCCGCGGCCCGCTTCGTCGGCACGGCCGAGCCGGGCGGCGGCGGGGGACGCGAGTGGGTGCAGATGATGGCGATCACCGTGACCCTGGTGACCGCCTGCGTGGGTCTGTTCGCCGGCGCGGTGAACGGATTCATCCTCTACCGCGATCTCTACCGCCAGGCGCGGCGCAGCGAATCGCGCCTGCGCGCGCTGGTGGACACGGCCGTGGACGGCATCATCACCATCGACGGGCGCGGCATCATCCAGAGCTTCAACCAGTCGGCCGAGCGCATCTTCGGCTGGACCGCCGGCGACGTGCTGGGCCGCAACATCCGCATGCTGATGCCCTCGCCCGACAGCGAAGCCCACGACGGCTACCTCCAGCGCTACCTGGCCACCGGCGAGGCCCGCATCATCGGCACCGGCCGGGAAGTGGTGGGCCTGCACCGCGACGGCAGCGCCCTGCCGCTGCGCCTGTCCATCGGACGCGCCAACGCGCCGGACGGCCCCCTGTTCGTCGGCTTCCTGATCGACCTGCGTGGCGTGAAGGAGGCCGAAATGCGCCTGGGCATCGCCGCCAGCGTGTTCGAGCACAGCTACGAGGCCGTGCTGATCCTCGACTCGGACCACCACATCGTGGATGCCAACCCTGCGTTCGAGCGCATGACCGGCATCTGCCGGCAGGACCTGCTCGGCACCCCGGTCGAGCAACTCTACCCCGGTTCGGAAGACCCCCCGGAGGACGGCGCCGCTGAAGACCGCGCCCTCGACCGGCCCCGCTTCGCGGCGATCTGGCGCACCATCCAGTCGCAGGGATACTGGCAGGGCGAGATCCTGGGACGCGGCCTGGGCATCGCCATGCCGCAGCGCATCTCCATCGCCAGCGTGCTGGGCAAGGAAGGCTATCCGCACCACTACATCGTGGTCATCACCGACATCAGCCAGATCAAGGCGCACGAGCAGGAACTGCAGCACATCGCGCTCTACGACAGCCTCACGGGACTGCCCAACCGGCGCCTGCTGGCGGACCGCCTCGTGCAGGGCATCGCGCAGGCGCAGCGCAGGCACCAGCTGCTGGCCGTGTGCTATCTCGACCTGGACGGATTCAAGCGCGTCAACGACCAGCACGGCCACGCCGCCGGCGACCAGCTCCTCATCGAAGTCGGCCGGCGCATCCAGGCCCAGCTGCGCGCGGAGGACACCCTCGCCCGGCTGGGCGGCGACGAGATGGTCGTGCTCATCAACGGACTGCAGACCCCCGAGGACTGCACGCCCCTCATCGACCGCATCCTGCAGGCCGTGCGCCAGCCCGTGCCCCTGCCCAAGGGCCAGGGCTTCGTCTCGGCCAGCATGGGCCTGAGCTTCTACCCGATCGACGGCGACACGCCCGACCTGCTGCTGCGGCAGGCCGACCATGCGATGTACGAAGCCAAGCAGGACGGCAAGAACCACTGCCGGCGCTTCGGGAGGGACACCGCCGATGCGCCGGGTGGCGGCGGCGCCAGGGCCGATTGA
- a CDS encoding CusA/CzcA family heavy metal efflux RND transporter — protein MFERIIHFSIAHRWLVMLAVAGMAALGIYNYQRLPIDAVPDITNVQVQINTAAPGYSPLETEQRITYPIETVMAGLPGLKQTRSLSRYGLSQVTVIFEDGTDIYFARQLVNERIQAVREQMPEGVGPVIGPISTGLGEIYLWTVEAEEGARRPDGKAYTPTDLREVQDWIIKPQLRNVKGVTEINSIGGFAKEYQVAPSPEKLHAHGLTLADVVTALERNNENVGAGYIERRGEQYLIRAPGQVRTIEDVGNIVVSNVAGVPIRIGDVGEVILGRELRTGAATDNGKEVVLGTVFMLIGENSRTVSQAVDRKMEEINRTLPAGVKAVTVYDRTVLVDKAIATVKKNLLEGAILVIAVLFAFLGNIRAALITAMVIPLAMLFTFTGMVSQKVSANLMSLGALDFGIIVDGAVVIVENCVRRLAHVQQASGRALSLKERFAEVFEAAREARRPLIFGQLIIMVVYLPIFALTGVEGKMFHPMAFTVVMALLGAMILSVTFVPAAVALFIGRHVAEKENRMMAWLRGRYEPLLERALGAKLVVLTAAMAAIVLCGLMATRLGTEFAPNLSEGDLAIQAIRIPGTSLSESVAMQQRIEVAVKAKFPEVRRVFARTGTAEIASDPMPPNISDGYIMLNPVSDWPEPRKTPAELRDAIQEEVGKIAGNSYEFSQPIQLRFNELISGIRSDVAVKIFGDDMEVLGRTAAEAAAVLARLDGASEVKVEQTTGLPVLTVGIDRARAARYGLNIADVQGTLATAVGGRRAGTMFEGDRRFDILVRLPEDVRTDLEAIRRLPIALPRNGSAATSFIPLGEVASLDIAPGPNQVSRENGKRRIVVSANVRSRDLGSFVSEAQAAIRQVALPSGYWVEWGGQFENLQSAASRLKIVVPVSLGLVFVLLFAMFGNAKDGLLVFTGIPFALTGGVLALWLRDIPLSISAGIGFIALSGVAVLNGLVMLSFIRQLREEGMPLPEAVRAGAVQRLRPVLMTAMVASLGFIPMAVATGTGSEVQRPLATVVIGGILSSTILTLLVLPLIYSMAHRRDGMPANGGPESAN, from the coding sequence ATGTTCGAGCGAATCATCCATTTCTCCATTGCCCATCGCTGGCTCGTGATGCTCGCCGTCGCGGGCATGGCCGCATTGGGCATCTACAACTACCAGCGCCTGCCCATCGATGCGGTGCCGGACATCACCAATGTCCAGGTGCAGATCAACACGGCGGCACCCGGCTACTCCCCGCTGGAGACGGAGCAGCGGATCACCTATCCGATCGAAACGGTGATGGCGGGGCTCCCGGGACTGAAGCAGACCCGGTCCCTGTCGCGCTACGGGCTGTCGCAAGTCACGGTGATCTTCGAGGACGGCACGGACATCTATTTCGCCCGCCAGCTGGTCAACGAACGCATCCAGGCCGTGCGCGAGCAGATGCCCGAAGGCGTGGGACCCGTGATCGGACCGATTTCGACGGGCCTGGGCGAGATCTACCTGTGGACCGTGGAGGCCGAGGAGGGCGCACGGCGCCCGGACGGCAAGGCGTACACGCCCACCGATCTGCGAGAGGTCCAGGACTGGATCATCAAGCCGCAACTGCGCAATGTGAAGGGCGTGACCGAGATCAACAGCATCGGAGGATTCGCCAAGGAGTACCAGGTGGCGCCGAGTCCTGAAAAGCTCCATGCCCATGGCCTGACGCTCGCCGATGTCGTCACGGCCCTGGAGCGCAACAACGAGAACGTGGGGGCCGGCTACATCGAGCGCCGCGGCGAGCAGTACCTGATCCGGGCGCCCGGCCAGGTGCGGACCATCGAGGATGTCGGAAACATCGTCGTCAGCAACGTGGCGGGCGTTCCCATCCGCATCGGCGACGTGGGCGAGGTGATCCTCGGCAGGGAGCTGCGCACCGGAGCGGCCACGGACAATGGCAAGGAAGTGGTTCTCGGCACGGTGTTCATGCTCATCGGAGAGAACAGCCGCACGGTGTCGCAGGCCGTGGACCGGAAGATGGAGGAAATCAACCGGACCCTGCCTGCGGGCGTGAAGGCCGTGACGGTCTATGACCGTACGGTGCTCGTGGACAAGGCGATCGCCACGGTGAAAAAGAACCTCCTCGAGGGCGCGATCCTGGTGATCGCCGTGCTCTTCGCATTCCTCGGAAACATCCGCGCGGCGCTGATCACCGCCATGGTCATTCCACTGGCAATGCTCTTCACCTTCACGGGGATGGTCTCGCAGAAGGTCAGCGCCAACCTCATGAGCCTCGGAGCACTGGACTTCGGGATCATCGTGGACGGCGCCGTGGTGATCGTGGAGAACTGCGTTCGGCGACTGGCCCATGTGCAGCAGGCATCGGGGCGGGCGCTCTCCTTGAAGGAGCGGTTCGCCGAAGTGTTCGAGGCCGCCCGGGAAGCCCGGCGCCCGCTGATCTTCGGCCAGCTCATCATCATGGTGGTGTATCTGCCGATCTTCGCGCTGACGGGGGTCGAAGGGAAGATGTTCCATCCCATGGCCTTCACCGTCGTGATGGCGCTGCTCGGCGCGATGATCCTGTCGGTGACCTTCGTTCCGGCCGCGGTCGCGCTTTTCATCGGCAGGCATGTCGCGGAAAAGGAAAACCGGATGATGGCCTGGCTGCGCGGACGCTATGAACCGCTGCTGGAGCGGGCGCTCGGCGCGAAGCTGGTGGTGCTCACGGCGGCCATGGCGGCCATCGTCCTGTGCGGGCTCATGGCGACCCGCCTGGGCACCGAGTTCGCCCCCAACCTCAGCGAAGGAGACCTCGCGATCCAGGCCATCCGCATTCCGGGAACCAGCCTCAGCGAATCGGTCGCGATGCAGCAGAGGATCGAGGTCGCCGTGAAGGCGAAATTCCCCGAGGTCCGGCGTGTCTTCGCGCGGACGGGCACCGCGGAGATCGCCTCCGATCCGATGCCGCCGAACATTTCCGACGGCTACATCATGCTGAACCCGGTGAGCGATTGGCCCGAGCCGCGCAAGACCCCGGCGGAGCTGCGGGATGCCATCCAGGAGGAGGTCGGGAAGATCGCCGGGAACAGCTACGAGTTCTCGCAGCCCATCCAGCTGCGCTTCAACGAGCTCATCTCCGGCATCCGCAGCGACGTCGCGGTGAAGATCTTCGGCGACGACATGGAGGTGCTGGGCAGGACGGCGGCCGAAGCGGCGGCCGTGCTCGCGAGGCTGGATGGCGCGTCGGAGGTAAAGGTCGAGCAGACCACGGGCCTGCCCGTCCTGACGGTGGGCATCGACCGCGCCAGGGCCGCGCGCTATGGCCTGAACATCGCGGACGTGCAGGGCACCCTGGCGACGGCCGTGGGCGGCCGGCGCGCGGGCACGATGTTCGAAGGCGACCGCCGCTTCGACATCCTGGTGCGCCTGCCGGAAGACGTCCGGACCGACCTGGAGGCGATCCGCCGGCTGCCCATCGCCCTGCCCAGGAACGGCAGTGCCGCGACGTCTTTCATCCCGCTGGGCGAGGTGGCTTCCCTGGACATCGCGCCGGGGCCCAACCAGGTGAGCCGCGAGAACGGCAAGCGCCGGATCGTCGTCAGCGCCAATGTGCGCTCGCGGGACCTCGGCTCCTTCGTGTCGGAGGCACAGGCGGCGATCCGGCAGGTCGCGCTGCCCTCCGGCTACTGGGTGGAATGGGGCGGCCAGTTCGAGAACCTGCAGTCCGCGGCGAGCCGCCTGAAGATCGTGGTGCCGGTATCGCTCGGCCTGGTGTTCGTGCTGTTGTTCGCCATGTTCGGCAACGCGAAGGACGGTCTGCTGGTGTTCACGGGGATACCGTTCGCGCTGACGGGCGGGGTCCTCGCGCTCTGGCTGCGCGACATCCCGTTGTCCATCTCCGCGGGCATCGGGTTCATCGCGCTGTCCGGGGTGGCGGTGCTCAATGGCCTGGTGATGCTGTCGTTCATCCGGCAGCTGCGCGAAGAGGGCATGCCGCTGCCCGAGGCGGTACGTGCCGGCGCGGTGCAGCGCCTGCGGCCGGTGCTCATGACGGCGATGGTGGCATCGCTCGGCTTCATTCCCATGGCCGTGGCCACGGGGACCGGGTCGGAGGTGCAGCGCCCGCTGGCGACGGTCGTGATCGGCGGCATCCTGTCTTCCACCATCCTGACGCTGCTGGTGCTCCCGCTGATCTACAGCATGGCGCACCGCCGGGACGGCATGCCCGCCAACGGTGGCCCGGAATCCGCGAACTGA